In Vanessa atalanta chromosome 17, ilVanAtal1.2, whole genome shotgun sequence, one DNA window encodes the following:
- the LOC125070624 gene encoding uncharacterized protein LOC125070624 — protein sequence MSKIVTYTLVLFCGIYNCEQNYRQTERIILLIDHILINKKITKEIHESLMEFKNIIISRPINYHAMNFYRIDYATLVSMSSVIVTYTIILLQNMQ from the exons ATGTCCAAAATTGTCACTTACACGTTGGTACTCTTCTGCGGGATATACAACTGTGAGCAGAACTACAGACAGACGGAGAGAATTATACTATTGATTGATCACATTCTTATCAACAAGAAAATta caaaGGAGATACACGAATCTCTCATGGAGTTCAAGAATATAATAATCTCAAGACCTATCAACTACCACGCAATGAATTTCTATCGAATCGACTACGCCACTTTAGTTTCGATGTCATCAGTTATTGTTACGTACACAATAATTCTCTTGCAAaatatgcaataa
- the LOC125070625 gene encoding uncharacterized protein LOC125070625, producing MIQNHRFNKTFTFEDTIQIPYMLGYVQYITDIIFVYKYGRQSYIDYFITYDHIDSILGMPHNKNNRNCITRISLIFVFIAMILLVIDFSTWLVDLNCLMINVYFIEVIYIVMRILTSLDIISNCILVKYRLEAIGDILQNYYYEIDNLPGVIKDFLYDKAWSSSQDIRKSDHLDSSKTTSNSRSDIIMRLNRSYILLNEQCDFINMKYGFRVFLICLLYLLDMVLMTNLVIRVFLGTVILPKKSTCLAIISTTAKIFSDSMVLFCGIYYCEQNYRQTERIIRIIDHILIKKKISKEIQETLRDFKSLIMSRPINYHAMNFYRLNYATIVSISSVIVTYTIILLQNL from the exons ATGATTCAAAATCATCGATTCAATAAAACTTTCACATTTGAGGACACAATACAAATACCATATATGCTTGGATATGTGCAATATATTACTGATATTATCTTCGTCTACAAGTATGGTAGACAGTCATACATTGACTATTTTATCACTTATGATCATATCGACAGCATCCTCGGTATGCctcataacaaaaacaatagaaaCTGCATCACGCGAATATCTCTTATCTTCGTATTTATCGCTATGATATTATTAGTCATCGATTTCAGCACTTGGTTGGTCGACTTGAATTGTTTAATGatcaatgtttatttcataGAGGTTATTTATATCGTTATGAGAATACTAACTTCTCTGGACATTATATCAAACTGTATCCTGGTAAAATATCGCCTGGAAGCCATTGGTGATATACTCCAAAATTATTACTATGAAATCGATAATTTACCGGGtgtaataaaagattttttatatgataaggCATGGAGCAGTTCACAAGATATTAGAAAATCTGATCATCTGGATTCCTCGAAAACTACTTCAAACAGCCGTTCTGACATTATAATGCGGTTGAACAGATCTTATATTCTCTTAAACGAGCAATGtgactttataaatatgaaatatggaTTCAGG GTATTTCTCATTTGTTTACTGTATCTGCTGGACATGGTACTGATGACGAATTTGGTGATAAGAGTTTTCCTTGGAACTGTG ATATTACCAAAGAAATCCACGTGTTTAGCAATTATTTCGACAACAGCAAAGATTTTTAGCGACAGTATGGTACTTTTCTGTGGAATCTATTACTGTGAGCAGAACTACAGACAGACTGAAAGAATTATCCGAATAATAGATCACATCCTTATCAAGAAGAAAatat CAAAGGAGATACAAGAAACCCTCAGGGATTTCAAGAGTCTGATCATGTCAAGACCTATCAACTACCACGCAATGAACTTCTATCGGCTCAACTACGCGACTATAGTTTCAATATCATCAGTTATCGTGACATATACAATAATTCTCttgcaaaatttataa